Proteins from one Planctomyces sp. SH-PL62 genomic window:
- a CDS encoding 4'-phosphopantetheinyl transferase family protein: MPSPNDFPPPPRLLDYPSGLATINQAPADREVHVYRVDLSSGPEGDAFRDAPEWERLSTEERARAERLVRARDGRRFVRCRGALRAILGALTGIPAADVRFQVGPGGKPALPTSSDVAHETWRFNVTHSGELALIAVARHLELGVDVEQTRPIQQAERIVQSYFTADEVAEFLKLDDDGRAAAFIRGWTRKEAVVKAQGVGLAGLATEFETLFGTAPPADDFRRCSPWPIVRGWTLWEVSPRPGYVATLAVAEG; encoded by the coding sequence ATGCCGTCGCCGAACGACTTTCCGCCCCCCCCGAGGTTGCTCGACTACCCATCCGGGCTCGCGACCATCAACCAGGCCCCGGCCGATCGGGAGGTTCACGTCTACCGCGTGGACCTGTCTTCCGGCCCCGAGGGAGACGCCTTCCGCGACGCGCCGGAGTGGGAGCGGCTCTCGACCGAGGAACGCGCCCGGGCGGAGCGGTTGGTCCGCGCCCGCGACGGCCGTCGCTTCGTGCGCTGCCGGGGGGCTCTGCGGGCGATTTTGGGGGCTCTCACCGGAATTCCGGCGGCCGACGTGAGGTTCCAGGTGGGGCCGGGAGGCAAGCCGGCCCTGCCGACATCATCCGACGTCGCGCACGAGACCTGGCGGTTCAACGTCACGCATTCGGGAGAGTTGGCCCTGATCGCCGTCGCCCGTCATCTGGAGTTGGGAGTCGACGTGGAGCAGACGCGACCGATCCAGCAGGCCGAGCGGATCGTGCAGTCTTACTTCACGGCCGACGAGGTCGCCGAGTTCCTGAAGCTCGACGACGACGGCCGGGCCGCCGCGTTCATCCGGGGATGGACCCGGAAGGAGGCGGTCGTGAAGGCCCAGGGGGTGGGCCTGGCCGGGTTGGCCACCGAATTCGAGACCCTGTTCGGGACCGCCCCCCCCGCCGACGACTTCCGACGCTGTTCGCCCTGGCCGATCGTCCGGGGCTGGACGCTCTGGGAGGTCTCCCCGCGACCGGGATACGTCGCCACCCTGGCCGTGGCGGAGGGTTGA
- a CDS encoding class I SAM-dependent methyltransferase — MAGYRRSIRLLRSATAGLVGVTLALAGSTTAAQGTPQEGKGPKTRVDPKINDQFQKPGHAKGFIERFESHDREVFAKRDAIVASLGLKPGMAVADVGAGSGLFTRLFAEKVGPEGRVFAVDVSKEFLRHIAAESEKNGRKQVKTVLGSQDSTNLEANSVDLVFLSDVYHHFEDHEKMLASIRQALRPGGTLILIEFDRVEGKSSEFVLKHVRAGQAEFLREIEAAGFTLDAKGARPQLVENFFARFHKPDAPVAP, encoded by the coding sequence ATGGCCGGGTATCGACGGAGCATCCGACTGCTGAGATCGGCGACGGCCGGGCTGGTGGGCGTCACGCTCGCGCTGGCGGGGTCGACGACTGCGGCCCAGGGGACTCCCCAGGAGGGGAAGGGACCGAAGACCAGGGTGGACCCCAAGATCAACGACCAGTTCCAGAAGCCGGGGCACGCCAAGGGCTTCATCGAACGATTCGAGTCGCACGACCGCGAGGTGTTCGCGAAGCGGGATGCGATCGTCGCCTCCCTCGGGCTCAAGCCCGGGATGGCCGTCGCCGACGTCGGCGCGGGGTCGGGCCTGTTCACTCGGCTGTTCGCCGAGAAGGTCGGCCCTGAAGGCCGGGTCTTCGCCGTCGACGTCTCCAAGGAATTCCTCCGCCACATCGCCGCCGAGTCGGAGAAGAACGGCCGGAAACAGGTCAAGACCGTGCTGGGCTCGCAGGACTCGACGAACCTCGAGGCGAACTCCGTCGACCTCGTCTTTCTCAGCGACGTGTACCATCATTTCGAGGATCACGAGAAGATGCTGGCGTCGATCCGCCAGGCGCTCCGGCCCGGCGGGACGCTCATCCTGATCGAGTTCGACCGCGTCGAGGGGAAGAGCAGCGAGTTCGTGCTCAAGCACGTCCGCGCAGGCCAGGCGGAATTCCTCCGTGAGATCGAAGCGGCGGGCTTCACCCTGGACGCCAAGGGGGCTCGTCCCCAACTGGTCGAGAACTTCTTCGCGCGATTCCACAAGCCCGACGCGCCGGTCGCGCCGTGA
- a CDS encoding APC family permease has product MGIAMSPSEDRAEAADFSDSAAGEAKMPAEFGVWMAVSVVVASMVGTGVLTTSGYTMALVGSNRLMLALWLVGGLIAICGALTLAELSAALPKTGGDYVFLFEAYGPLAAFLSGWVSFLMGFSGPSATAAYGSAKYVLAPLRLSGTNAMLAERGLATVAILIFAAIHVSGRRRTSLVQGWITGLKVAVLLVLIVAGLSVGWPNTANLNDARPIDAGLAKTMLFSMVFVYYAYTGWNGASYLAGEIREPQKVLPRAILIGTGIVAVLYLAVNVVYALALSAADVQAIVADPTNTQGLDAVAPIAEIASRRLFGEQWSNPLSVAIGLMMLSSLSVYMLLGPRVIYAMAKAGQFPSIAARLRPGTQTPGVATLFQIAATLVLLWTGSFENLFIYASVGLSMFSLLAMSAIFVLRVKRPDLPRPFRTPGYPVTPAVYLLLTGTLLVAAFVSAPFVSTISLVSMLVGIPIYFLASRSRPAEAA; this is encoded by the coding sequence ATGGGAATCGCGATGTCCCCCTCCGAAGACCGGGCCGAAGCCGCCGACTTTTCCGATTCCGCAGCCGGCGAGGCCAAGATGCCGGCGGAGTTCGGCGTCTGGATGGCGGTGTCCGTGGTGGTCGCGAGCATGGTCGGCACCGGGGTCCTGACGACTTCGGGCTATACGATGGCGCTCGTCGGCAGCAATCGGTTGATGCTGGCGCTCTGGCTGGTCGGCGGCCTGATCGCCATCTGCGGCGCGCTGACCCTGGCCGAGTTGTCGGCGGCGCTCCCCAAGACGGGGGGGGATTATGTCTTTCTCTTCGAGGCCTATGGACCGCTCGCGGCGTTCCTGTCAGGCTGGGTCTCGTTCCTGATGGGGTTCTCGGGCCCGAGCGCCACGGCGGCTTACGGCTCGGCGAAGTACGTCCTCGCCCCGCTTCGGCTCTCGGGGACGAACGCGATGCTCGCGGAGCGCGGGCTGGCGACGGTGGCGATCCTGATCTTCGCCGCGATCCACGTCTCCGGCCGGCGGCGGACGTCGCTCGTCCAGGGCTGGATCACGGGGCTGAAGGTGGCCGTCCTGCTGGTCCTGATCGTGGCCGGGCTGTCGGTGGGCTGGCCCAACACGGCGAACCTGAACGACGCCCGGCCGATCGACGCCGGCCTGGCGAAGACGATGCTTTTCTCGATGGTCTTCGTCTACTACGCGTACACCGGGTGGAACGGGGCGTCCTACCTCGCGGGGGAGATCCGCGAGCCCCAGAAGGTGCTGCCGCGGGCGATCCTGATCGGCACGGGGATCGTCGCGGTCCTCTATCTGGCGGTGAACGTCGTCTACGCGCTGGCGTTGTCGGCGGCCGACGTGCAGGCGATCGTCGCCGACCCGACCAACACCCAGGGGCTCGACGCCGTCGCGCCGATCGCCGAGATCGCCAGCCGTCGACTCTTCGGGGAGCAGTGGTCAAACCCGCTCAGCGTGGCGATCGGCCTGATGATGCTCTCGTCGCTGAGCGTGTACATGCTGCTCGGCCCCCGGGTGATCTACGCGATGGCCAAGGCCGGGCAGTTCCCGTCGATCGCGGCCCGACTCCGGCCGGGGACGCAGACGCCGGGCGTGGCGACGCTCTTCCAGATCGCCGCCACGCTGGTGTTGTTGTGGACGGGCTCGTTCGAGAACCTGTTCATCTACGCGAGCGTCGGACTGTCGATGTTCTCGCTCCTGGCGATGAGCGCGATCTTCGTGTTGCGGGTCAAGCGGCCGGACCTCCCGCGCCCGTTCCGCACGCCGGGTTATCCGGTCACTCCGGCCGTCTACCTGTTGCTGACCGGGACGCTGCTCGTCGCGGCGTTCGTCAGCGCGCCGTTCGTCTCGACGATCTCGCTGGTCAGCATGCTGGTCGGCATCCCGATCTACTTCCTGGCCTCGCGTTCCCGCCCGGCCGAAGCCGCCTGA